The region CGTCCGCTTGGTGCTCTGTTTGTGCGGAGGCAGGCAGAAGTTGACACCCGCACATTCCTCGTCCTCCGGAGAACCACCCCTTCATCCTGCCATGATGCCTCAGAGTAGCCTGAATCAAACTCCAAACTTTTATGGCTGCTGGGGGAGCCCAGGCTCAGTCTGAGGCTCAGGCCCAGCCGGCTGCTGGAgtcgtcctcctcatcctcctcctccagaggaCTCGCCAGGCAGCAGGCGGAGTCGTAGGTGCTGGCCGTGCTGGCATCAGACATCCGCAGGCGTGTGCGCTGTTCTCGCTGCAGTGCTCGCTGCTGACAAGCCCGTGCCACTGCAGAGTGGCGCACTAAGGCTGGGAGTTGGGCGCTGATGGGAGCGAGGGGGCGTCTGGCTGCAGGGCAGGTTTTCCGTAGTTGTTTCAGGTCTTGCAGTGACCTCATCATATACTGCATCTGCTCCCGTAAGCATTCGCCTGAGTCACGTAGACAGAGCTGGGGAGACAAAGGATAAATAGTCAGACAAAAGGCACATCAGTGGACAGATCTGATGAACTGTTGCAGAATGGCTCTAATAGTAACAACAAGGGTTGAGTAAATACAGAGTATCACAGGGATTGCTTCGTGGGCACGCTCGGGCTTGCTCGCAGTACATTTCAACCTTTGAAAGAACACCTTTTCTCTTATTGTACTCTTGAAGGCCGGCCAACACGGCTCTTCAATCTTCAAACAAACACTAAGCAAATCTATTGTATCTGTCCGTTAATTTACTCGACCACACCAACAACGTGAGTGAACGCCCTATCTTCACTGACTCAGGCGTGATTCAACTGAAAACCCAGACAGATGTTGTAACAGAGAGAGCTGCACGAATGTCTAACCTCAGCTGAGACAACTCCAGGAGCACAGTAAAAACACCTGCACTATATCAAGGAGTTAACTGGGTCTCTCGTGGGTCTTGATTTAGCTATAGGGGTCCTGCCTCTTTAAGGGTGCAGCGTGCCTGCCTATGAAATTCACCACTGAGGAATATAAtactcctgtttcctctctgactcaCAGTGCTGATTGGCCAGAATCAGCCAGTGAGCAGCGGTGGCTCAAACTCAAACAGGGCTCGAGAGatcatgtgacagtgtgtgtgtgtgtgtgtgtgtgtgtgtgtgtgtgtgtgtgtgtgtgagagagagagagagagtttaagAGTAGATGTAAAGCAAAGGAAGAAGGATGAGGTCTCATATTCTTTGTAAACACAGTCTAGCCTATTCCTGTTtacatattaacatattatatGTGCTTCGTATGAGCAAGTGCTGCTTTCATATATGgggtttgtttcatttaaatcataTTATCAGAGCTGAAAACGACGCTGCCATAAAAACTGACTGAGACTGAGATGACAGAGAGGTgagatgtgaaaaaaaaacagccgaGGAGAAACAGAGGATACAGGTTCATATGTGGCCGTAGAGGTCACATCCAGCACAAGgcaacacaacagcacacttCTTCCCTCCTCTACACTAACCTTTGAACCTGTATGGCCCTCTCTGCTCTGAGTCTACACTGTACAGTCTGAAGCATTTGACCCTGCCGCAAGACCTCCTGCCCCCACTTGGTTTTCATCATAACTCTGCGAGATGTTGCAAGAACTTGAGAAAGTAACCGAGGCACATAGTCATGGAACAGCAAAGCAGGAAATGCAAGGAAAATCACTACAAGCTGCATAATATCTCATcatattatgaaaataaactgcattCCTGCTCATCAAAAGCAGTGGATGTCTGTTAAACAGTTACACATCTCCATCTGCTGCAGAACTTTGTGGAAAGGGTCAACTGTCATTATTTACTCCAACAATGCTGTTTACAAACTCATATTATGGAGGCATCGCATCAGCCGTCTGCTGCACTGGCAGATGTTCTCTCCATATTTTGGAGGACTACCAGACGGATCTGCTATACAGATTATACTAAAAAGGCTCCTTAAGTGTAACCGCACTCTGAAATAGAAGAGTTTAGTTCAAGATATAGTGGAGTAAGTTTAGTAAAATAGACTCACCATCTCTGTTCCTCTCATCTGTAAAACTCAGATCCTGCAAGAAAGACGATGGAGcagttttaaaacaacaacacactctcacataaTCACCCTATGAGAAATCACAACATGCGTGTAAAAGCAGGCGCAGACACTCACTTCAGGTGCGACAGAGTCCGTCCAAAGGAAATAATGTGGATCATtaagaggggggagaaaaaaaaaagagatgtcCCGCTCGGTTCAGAGGTGCTGCAGTGTCACCAGCAGGGAGCCCGTCTTGAACAGAGGCAGATGTGTCGAGTGAAGCGTTCAGCCCTGTTCGCCTCCTTTTTACAGCGCCGCGCTCCGCAGCCAGTCACAGCGACTTGAGTGTGaatgagccaatcagagcgcagGAGAGCTCACACAAGCCATTTGGAAAAGCCACCTCTGCGAAACACAACTGCAAGAGGTgctaagaaaaagaaaacccttGTAAATAAGACCTTATACCACCACaggataaataaaatgtgacaatgacACGGAGGCTGAAATCTCTGATCAGATAGTTCCCTCCTCACTCTCAACTTGACATACTCAAGAGATATCGAAGCTCAGTTTAAGTGCAGGAGATCACCAGGAACAAATCTGTGACTTCAAATGaacttcacttcctgtgttgtgttgaattgAGTGAAAGATCTCAGTTAAAGATCAGCAATGATCATGAAGTCtatttgaggttgttttgtgtctcgaAGCTTAAATCTCTGTaattgtgtgtctctgtaaatGTTATGTTGTTGATTTATTGCATTATGATCTCTCTTGGTGGTAAATCTGCAGATGACtttctcgattaatcatttgatctacaaaatggcagaaaaatgtTGTAGGctaaacaacattttgtgacCAAGAatccaaagacattcagtttacaatcacagaaaaccatcaaatattcatatttaagaagctggaattAGTGAATTTTGAGCATTTTttctgaaatcttttttttacaagcaattaatacattttctgtcacttgACTGAGTAATTAACAAATTGTTCCAGCTCAATTatgatgcatgtatgtgtgtaattaAACCATGTGAAGATGCAGGCAGGAGTCCCGgcacttctttttcttttgcatgattattattattaagtcacattgcaaaaaaacaaaaaacaaaacagagaaccAAACtgtctgctctttttttctgtctgcttgtAATTTGATCCGTTTAATAAAAGCTTGTCCTGCTTGGTGTCTCACTGTGAATCACTGAGCGTAAACAAAAAATacctaaatgtaaatgtgataaTCTGCAACCTAATTGGGCACTGAGCCCTGACAGTCATTTAGTACTCGACCTTCCATTCACACTATTCAGTGAATGGATGTTTATGCAAATGTGATGGGCTGAGGGGAATGCATCTGTTCATTACTGTTGGGGGGTAAATCCAGATCTGATGGCCGGCTGTTCAAGTGCAGATTTGTCTCCACAGCAAGTCCAACATTAACATACAGGTATGTGTGGCATGCCCTAACCTGCTTAACCAACTTGACCCGAACATGTATGTAAGGCATGACATTATGACAGCACGATTAAACTAATTTGTTCTATCAtactcagctgctgctgatttGAAGCCctttaatacagaaaacaataataatttgaataatCTATCTAATGCACATAAAGATTCAATGTACGGTATAAGCTACGGTACAGACTGACATGAGTATGAAAATAGTCATTTGTCAGAGTGCAGGTTCCTGAGAACTCCAGGCTTTCACTTATAACAACATTAtgtttctaaaaaaagaaaagaaaacacacacacattaagactGGTGCCTCCAAAAGCCCTCCACTCTAAAATCCACCAGCCCATACACTCTGCTCCACTATGCATTAAATCATTACACAGGGCTGCTAATGGAATTGTGattatttctattttccacACAGGCTGACCTTTATTCTGAGCATCTCTGCTTTTCCGAATGCCTAATGGATGTAATTATTACACGAGCTGGTACTTGAACACAATCCATGGCCATTAAGGTCACTGGTGAGTAGTTTACTGTCCTTCTTTATAATACTTGATTTTATAATCACgctgatgtgttttgttatcTTGACATCACAGTCATAAATATTGCAGTGCTGATGGCCATTAAGTCTGAGGCTCAAAACACACTTGTGAGGATGTAGTTTTTGAAGCAGcagattttatgtttgtatCTCACTGTCATTCACAGAGTCTCTCTCGCTTTGTGTGAGAATCATTCATTTCCACAGATATGTATTGTAGCCATGGCTCAGCAAATGAATTTCAACATCAACTGTCTGCTTCAAAGGTGGCTCGAGTTGATGCGTCAAACCTGTCATTGTGCGGAGAAACCTTTAAGCTTGAAATGTACTTTCACTTTGAaagaactttctttttttttacagtcgggtacacaaacactgaaatgttacaCTTGTGGGGTTTTAAAccagatgttttgtgtctccGAGATGCTGGACTGGAAGAGCGGGACTGGCAGAGTCTCTCAGATGTAGAACTGCAGCGCCCTCTAGAGAGAGTACTGCTGAAGGGTTTAAAAAACTGGATTCAATCACATTAAAGTGCAGTTTTTCTGTATGTGATGGTAAAActgttcctgctgctgtttatataggtgtattcattatattttattgtataaatATTCTATATTCACTTCtgattttttatatataaacgGTATATTTTATATTGCGTTTATGTCCTTGACTATTGATTGTTGCTGGTCATTGTCATCAGTGTATTCCTGTCACCTGGGTGTTAATGCCTGCCTGCAGACCAAGCTCAAGTTGAAATCAGCAGCAGTTTTGTTGGTAACGTGGGGCATATCAGTAACACAGTTCACAGAGACTCACAAGTACACTGAGAGACAGATTCCAGTTGAAGCATACCAGCGGCAAGTTATATCGAACTGGCTGAAAAGGCACTGGTCATTAAAACCCTTCTGAAAAATTTCAGAGTTTCTGAGCAACCTCACCTAAACCTCACCTCCGTGTTAAAGCAATGGTTTTAATGATCTTGCTGCTGGTTCACAGCTGGTAATGTTTCAGCCCATACAGTAGCTCACCATGATCTTATTTTTAACACAAAACTAAGCTACTGCAGTGCTTTAGCAGCCACACCTCTGTCACTCATGTCTTTTCTTGAGTTCAGAGTGCAAGTCAGTGCACCGGCACCCAATCGACTGCAAAGATGTTTTTACTTTACAAGACTGCAAGACATGTGAGCAGGTCTTATAGATATGTATATAACTCTGGTAAGAATGACAACATTCACTTCTTCTGGGAGCTCATAGAGCTTCTATTAttcatccatgttttttttttaactcttacAGTTTTACATagtttacagtacatgcaggTGGGGGTGTTTAAGAAAAACACTGTGTACAGTTATTCATACACTCATCAGTCTTCCTCTGAGTTAGTTCTCAGGGTGCCAGTAGAGAAGTGACAGGAAAAGACTGGCTGGAATCGGACCAGAGGTGTTGTGATGACAATATATGATATGTGTCTTAACCACTAAGGCAAACTTAGAGAAAGGAAAGATAATGATGAAACACGTTGTCATGTGTCTgcctttgtgtttatttatcatttatagaTTGCTCTAGACTTTGAGAGGGTCAGTTTACACAGTGTACATTTAGCCGTGGTAACTGCATCTGGCTATGATCGTACATGTGAATGAGGACATAAATGAACCACCAAAATATGGCCAGCAATATTTTCTATTAGTGATTTTGTATTCAACAGGCCGAGTCCACAATGACACCCTCTCTGCAGTCTTTCACACTGTATAAATGCATGGAAAGTATGTTGTAAGTATGTATGTTGCCAGTTTCCATGTCGTGTGTCACTTGTTCTCAATCTGTCTCCGTCTGAGTGTCACTATCGGTGCACTGGGAGTCATTAAGCTAATACAAGCGTCATTAATTAGCCCTGTTATCTGTGCGATATGGATTACACCATGAACAGCCTCTCACCTACTTTAAATGCTCCTGACATCCAGACATAAGAAGAGTTGAAGCAACCTGTAGCTGCATCTCTGTACTACTAATACTTTAAAGCCGAGAGTGAATCTTGATGTCTGCTGTTGTCCTGAGACAGATATAGTCTCTCTTCATGTTATAGCCTGGAGGTGTCTGAGACCATTGAGGCAGACATGGACACCACTAACAGCAATGCGTCTCTCAAGCGTATCTCaaagaatattttttcattaaaaagttaAAGGGAAAGATAACATTCAATTCTGCATCTGGACAATCAGTTGGTGACTAGATGTCTTTACAGTGTAGTGTGATGTCCTTGACATGGTGCTTTAAGTTAATTACGGATTAGGTTGTCATAATTATAGGCACGATTCTGTAGAAAAACCAAGAATACCTGAAGGCAAAATGGAGACAGACCACGTAAGTCTAAGTCAGCGGGTACTATGTGtagaatatattttttgtgtccACTAGATGGTGCCGTCAGACAGTTTAAAGACATGTCTCTAGTAGGGAGTTGAGGTAAGGTTGAACTGTGTGTGCAGTCTGCATAAAACTGAATAATTATTATACAAAATATGTATataccacattaaaaaaaaaaaaggccaagaACATGAAATGAGTGCTTAAAGCGAGACTATGTCACTAAACAACTCATTCTtccttttacaaatgaaaagttgaactcATAAGCAGAAAAAACCCACATCCTTCCTTAAGTTACAttcaggggttttgctgcttGACCAGTAGCTTacagtggctaatgttagctaactttagATAGATGTTGCTTTGTAACTAACAATATTGGATCGTTTTACTGACTTTCTGTGCTActattccactacattttagcattttccACGATCCCTCATTCGTCACTTGTAGCAACAATGGCTGCCGTCCAGCTGAAGTTACATGGTCTGGCTTTAAACCTAAAGTGAACATAAACAAACGTGGTTTCTGCAACGTTTCAGGGTTGTTACCTTTACAGCTCAACTACCAGAGAGAATTGATTGCTTGAATGGAAAAAAGGGGCTTCACATGAGGAGCAAACTACACTGGATATATCTTAGTTACTCCAACTCGTGTGCAAGTGACTATTAAGTttttcgtttgtttgtttgttttattattgcaaCCAAACACCACAGACACTTATTTCAAAAGTTTGCTTCCTTCCTGTTTGAGGATGTGAAACTGTCTCCAGTAAAAACCTGCTCCCTCTCCAGCCTCCATGATTGAAACTGTCCACCTTCATAACATCCATAAagttactttattattattattcttcgTTCTAACCCCCTTCCAAAGTGCTTCcattgtatttatgtttgtaatCTAACCCTCCTGTGTAGCAACAGTACAAACGTGTGAAGTCGTCAGTGCACTTCAGCAGGACCacataaaagtaacaaaatggagagaaaaaaaacaagtcaggTGGTCtctacttttatttaaattaaatcatatAGGacttttaaagcattttaatatttaccAAAAACACTAACCTTTTTCTGAATTAGATTTTCGTCTCTCATTAATCATCACTATATATTCATAGGTGCTAGGcagaaaaatggaagaaaaatataGGCGCACAGTAGGTCAAACAGTACTGAAAGCATATCTAGGAACTGGTTGTAAACAGAAGTCAAGGCACAAACATACTGCAACAGACACGGAAATGGTACTATAAAAAGTGAGAGAATGTTAGGTACACACATACTTTAAATATCAGTGAGAATTTAGCTGTCATTTCTCCTTGCatgtgaagcttttttttttctcttttctcaacgttttaatattttttattttcattttgtaggAATGTTAGATAATTTGTGCAGATTACAGAGCTAATATTTGCCAAGTTGAGTCATGCAGAACAATATACGGTTTGGCTATGAATGATGAACTTatgtaaacattatatatatataaaaaaagcaCTTTCCTTTATCAATCATATTTTATGTCCATGCCTGTgcttcatcttttaaaaaataagCTTCATGTGATTAAAAGTTTAATAATTTGCACATCAGAATttctaaaagtaaaatgaatgcatttatataaaaaagTTTTCCTTTGCTTCCTCTAGTAATTGAGaatcaagaagaaaaaaaaacaaaacaaaaaagaacaaaaatacaataataaatgttgatttttgTGGTCATAGCCCAAAGAGTTAACAATACGAGTGACTGGATCAGCAATCGTTGAAATTCCGCAAGGCTCGTCGGGTTTTCAGTCTCTTAGGTGTCTTTATAAAAAGCAGATCAAAGCAGATATCGTGGTCGGCCAGTGCAGTCGTGATGTGTGTATACTCCCCTATCTTTATGGTCACCGGAACTGTTCAAGTAATctaataaaagcacaaaaacacacacacacacacacacacacacacacacacacacacacacacacacacacacacacacacacataaacacataaacacataaacacacacacacacacacacacacacacacacacacacacactaattagTCAGTTCGAAAAACAGGCTTCATTTCGTGACTTGTTAAGAGAGCTGAATCACTTTCTCCGTCATTTCTCTCAACTCACCTTGACACTTTCTCAGAcacgttttcttttttagaaCAGGCCACAGTCCTTCAGGTTGTTCTTGATGATGACGTCAGTGACGGCATCGAACACAAACTGCACGTTCTTGGTGTCGGTGGCGCAGGTGAAGTGGGTGTAGATTTCCTTGGTGTCCTTCTTCTTGTTCAGGTCCTCAAATTTGGTCTGGATGTAAGCCTGGGCCTCCTCGTACTTGTTTGGGcctgagggacagagagagttGGGGGGCCGTTAGGAGAGCTGGTGAAAGAATCTGAGGGGATGAGacagtttcacttcattcatttgctgattttgcttcttttttggCCTCTTGTGTTACTATTACATTCAAgtaacacaaataaacattcGTTTCTCTGAAGAATAACTACCCAGCGATGTTTGAAGAAGCCAGAGGGTCATTTAACAACACtttccagaatcctcaaagaccCATCAAGCCGTCTGGATGAAAGAAATATGATCTCACCTCGTCTATAATGATTACTTGctatcattttacattttcacctgAATAATGCACTGATATCTTACTTGTGTTGTATAAAAACAGGAAAGGTAATTTCTGGCTACCTGGATTAGGAAAtacatataaagaaaataaagaaatgggtTTTgtgcagaaaagagagagaagagtctTAAAggattttgaaaatatttcagaacagcagtaaatgttgttaaacaaccttctgggtttttcaaagaCTGCTGGGTAATAATT is a window of Enoplosus armatus isolate fEnoArm2 chromosome 3, fEnoArm2.hap1, whole genome shotgun sequence DNA encoding:
- the LOC139282776 gene encoding PAK4-inhibitor inka2-like isoform X1; the protein is MRGTEMLCLRDSGECLREQMQYMMRSLQDLKQLRKTCPAARRPLAPISAQLPALVRHSAVARACQQRALQREQRTRLRMSDASTASTYDSACCLASPLEEEDEEDDSSSRLGLSLRLSLGSPSSHKSLEFDSGYSEASWQDEGVVLRRTRNVRVSTSACLRTNRAPSGRIRPKSTSDACLERWTSFEVSDPEDWTNSLLTRGRNRQPLVLGDNSFADLIQNWMDLPDFPESTELKPNSRSRLGRGFFVNMRRKLAGFSKSVEDRVRMRPTDSAHVNRAVNAPKRLSCPVVASQPKVPFFHQSHSGINELDTDFYHFAALMKSGSRQPIICKDIIGYV